A window from Triticum aestivum cultivar Chinese Spring chromosome 6D, IWGSC CS RefSeq v2.1, whole genome shotgun sequence encodes these proteins:
- the LOC123141629 gene encoding receptor-like protein 52 yields the protein MSTPPEAAFTTGILLVLALALLVSGGRSHATTESEAEALLDWKASLGDPDALSSWAKVAGLCSWFGVSCNNTGRVESLRLRGIGLAGTLNKLDTAAFPALIVLDLNGNNFVGAIPASLSRLRSLAVLDLGSNGFEGPIPPQLRDLFGLVDLRLYNNNLVGDIPHQLSRLPGIVHFDLGSNFLTNPDYRRFSPMPTVTFMSLYLNYLTGGFPEFVLGSSNITYLDLSQNNVSGPIPDSLPKKLPDLMYLNLSVNSFSGRIPASLSKLGKLRDLRVATNNLKGGVPDFLGSMPQLRALELSNNPLGGTIPPVLGRLQMLQHLGLNGIGLVSTIPPELGNLGNLNFAELSANELTGILPRALAGMHKLREFGIEFNKLTGHIPAVLFTSWPELIAFQAQGNSFTGKIPPELGKATKLKIIYLYSNNLAGSIPVEIGELVSLSQLDLSANWLTGPIPSSFGNLTQLTRLALFFNQLTGTIPPEIGNMTALQVLDVDTNHLEGELPNTITSLRNLKYLSLFDNNFGGNLPADLGKGLSLTDVSFAKNSFSGELPQSLCDGLTLENFMANHNNFSGSLPPCLKNCTSLLRVRLDQNQFTGDISKVFSVHPILDFLDVSGNQLTGKLSHDWSQCTNLTILSMDNNRLSGNIPAALCGLTSLQLLDLSSNRFTGELPSCWWKLQAVVYMDVSTNGFWGKFPVSTSLSDFPLQSLNLANNSFSGDFPSVIETCCCKLITLELGNNMFFGVIPAWIGKSVPLLRVLSLPSNNFSGVVPSEISQLSNLQLLDMSNNSFTGFIPSTFGNLSSMMEQLSTWTTASSERHDVVQLRRISIFSRRTMPPDSLSSVDEYRERVNIFWKGRVQTFQKTIELMTGIDLSSNLLAGDIPNELTYLQGLRFLNLSRNHLSGNIPASIGSLELLEFLDLSWNELSGAIPPSISNLPFLGVLNLSNNRLTGAIPTGSQLQTLVDPSIYSNNMGLCGFPLSAHCLDEGTQDHTQQLGSDVGLCYSVILGVVFGFWLWFGALFFLEPWRVSFSRFLDKLCSK from the coding sequence ATGTCGACGCCCCCAGAAGCCGCCTTCACCACTGGCatcctcctcgtcctcgccctcgccctcttgGTTTCTGGCGGCCGCAGCCATGCCACAACGGAGTCGGAGGCCGAGGCGCTGCTAGACTGGAAGGCCAGCCTGGGCGACCCGGATGCGCTCTCCAGCTGGGCCAAGGTGGCCGGGCTTTGCTCCTGGTTTGGTGTGTCCTGCAACAACACCGGCCGTGTCGAATCCCTCAGGCTCCGGGGGATAGGCCTCGCTGGCACGCTCAACAAGCTTGATACCGCAGCTTTTCCCGCCCTCATCGTGCTTGACCTCAATGGCAACAACTTTGTCGGCGCCATCCCAGCAAGCCTCTCACGGCTGCGCTCCCTTGCCGTGCTCGACCTCGGTAGCAACGGGTTCGAGGGCCCCATCCCGCCTCAGCTCCGCGATCTCTTTGGCCTTGTCGACCTTCGTCTTTACAACAACAACCTCGTTGGCGACATCCCGCACCAGCTCAGCAGGCTCCCCGGGATCGTGCATTTCGACCTGGGCTCCAACTTTCTCACCAACCCAGACTACCGCAGGTTCTCACCAATGCCCACCGTCACCTTCATGTCGCTCTACCTCAACTACCTGACTGGTGGCTTCCCGGAGTTCGTTCTAGGGAGCAGTAACATCACCTACCTCGACCTATCGCAGAACAATGTCTCCGGGCCGATACCGGACTCGCTGCCGAAGAAGCTTCCCGACCTCATGTACCTCAACTTGTCAGTCAATTCCTTCTCTGGCCGGATACCAGCGTCGTTGTCGAAGCTAGGGAAACTCCGGGATCTGCGGGTTGCAACCAACAACCTCAAAGGTGGCGTCCCCGATTTTCTTGGGTCCATGCCCCAGTTGAGAGCTCTTGAACTCAGCAACAACCCGCTCGGTGGGACGATCCCACCTGTTCTTGGCCGGCTCCAAATGCTGCAACACCTTGGCCTGAACGGCATAGGCCTGGTTTCCACTATTCCACCAGAGCTGGGCAACCTTGGCAATCTCAATTTTGCGGAGTTGTCGGCGAATGAGCTCACCGGTATCTTGCCGCGGGCGTTGGCCGGGATGCACAAACTAAGAGAGTTTGGCATAGAGTTTAACAAACTCACCGGTCACATTCCGGCAGTTTTGTTCACGAGCTGGCCGGAGCTCATAGCATTCCAAGCGCAGGGAAACTCGTTCACTGGGAAGATTCCGCCGGAGCTAGGCAAGGCAACCAAGCTAAAAATAATCTATCTCTACAGCAACAACCTTGCCGGCTCTATTCCGGTAGAGATTGGCGAGTTGGTCAGCCTAAGCCAGTTGGACTTGTCCGCCAACTGGCTCACAGGGCCGATACCCAGCTCGTTCGGCAATCTCACGCAGCTCACGAGGCTGGCGCTCTTCTTCAACCAGCTCACCGGAACAATCCCACCGGAGATCGGCAACATGACAGCATTGCAAGTCTTGGATGTTGACACCAACCATTTGGAAGGCGAGCTGCCCAACACTATCACATCACTCAGGAATCTCAAGTACCTCAGCCTGTTCGACAACAACTTCGGGGGCAACTTACCCGCTGACCTCGGTAAGGGGCTGAGCTTGACCGACGTGAGCTTCGCGAAGAACAGCTTCTCCGGTGAACTGCCGCAGAGTCTGTGTGATGGCCTCACGCTAGAGAATTTCATGGCGAACCACAACAACTTCAGCGGCTCGCTACCGCCGTGCCTCAAGAACTGCACGTCCCTATTACGTGTGAGATTGGACCAGAACCAATTCACCGGGGACATCTCAAAGGTGTTTAGTGTCCATCCCATTTTGGACTTCTTGGATGTTTCAGGGAATCAGCTGACAGGGAAGCTGTCGCATGATTGGTCACAGTGCACCAATCTAACAATTCTATCCATGGACAACAATCGCCTGTCTGGAAATATTCCTGCAGCCTTGTGTGGATTGACCTCTCTCCAGTTACTGGATCTATCAAGTAACCGCTTCACTGGTGAGCTCCCAAGTTGCTGGTGGAAACTACAAGCAGTGGTATATATGGATGTATCAACCAATGGGTTCTGGGGTAAATTTCCTGTCTCGACAAGCTTGAGTGACTTCCCTCTCCAATCACTCAATCTTGCTAACAATAGCTTCTCTGGGGATTTCCCATCTGTCATTGAAACCTGTTGCTGTAAGCTCATCACACTAGAGCTTGGGAACAACATGTTCTTCGGTGTTATTCCTGCTTGGATTGGAAAAAGTGTTCCCCTTCTACGAGTTCTGAGCCTCCCATCCAACAATTTTAGTGGTGTCGTTCCATCCGAGATATCCCAGCTTTCTAATCTGCAACTACTTGACATGTCAAACAATAGCTTTACTGGATTCATCCCAAGTACATTCGGCAACTTATCATCCATGATGGAACAACTCTCGACTTGGACAACAGCATCTTCTGAAAGGCATGATGTTGTCCAACTGAGACGGATTTCCATTTTTTCTAGAAGGACTATGCCACCTGATAGCTTGTCGTCAGTGGACGAGTACCGAGAGAGAGTTAACATTTTCTGGAAGGGTCGTGTGCAAACTTTTCAGAAAACAATTGAACTAATGACAGGCATCGATTTATCAAGCAATCTGCTCGCAGGCGACATCCCCAACGAGCTAACATACCTTCAAGGTCTCAGATTCTTGAACTTGTCTAGAAATCATCTATCAGGCAATATTCCAGCAAGCATTGGCAGTTTGGAGCTCCTGGAGTTCCTTGACCTCTCATGGAATGAACTTTCAGGTGCTATCCCACCCAGCATCTCAAATTTGCCGTTCCTCGGTGTGTTAAATCTCTCCAACAACCGCTTAACGGGCGCCATTCCCACGGGGAGTCAGCTACAGACACTTGTAGACCCATCAATTTACAGTAACAATATGGGGCTTTGTGGCTTCCCGTTGAGCGCACATTGTCTAGATGAGGGAACTCAAGACCACACACAACAACTCGGAAGCGATGTGGGGTTGTGTTACTCTGTAATTCTTGGCGTTGTTTTTGGTTTTTGGCTTTGGTTTGGAGCTCTGTTTTTCCTCGAGCCATGGAGGGTTTCCTTCTCCCGTTTTCTTGATAAGTTGTGCAGTAAGTAA